The following coding sequences are from one Parabacteroides pacaensis window:
- the ahpC gene encoding alkyl hydroperoxide reductase subunit C yields the protein MEPIINSQLPEFSVQAFQNGGFKTVTDKDVLGKWAIFFFYPADFTFVCPTELVDMAEKYDQFKAMGVEIYSVSTDTHFVHKAWHDTSDSIKKIQYPMLADPTGVLSRAFGVMIEEEGMAYRGTFVVNPEGKVKIVEIHDNNIGRDASELLRKVEAAQFVAAHKDEVCPAKWKKGEATLKPSIDLVGKI from the coding sequence ATGGAACCGATTATTAATTCACAACTTCCTGAATTCAGTGTTCAGGCATTTCAAAACGGTGGTTTTAAAACTGTAACAGACAAGGACGTATTAGGTAAGTGGGCTATTTTCTTTTTCTATCCGGCAGATTTTACTTTTGTTTGTCCGACAGAGTTAGTAGATATGGCAGAAAAATATGACCAGTTTAAAGCGATGGGGGTAGAAATTTATTCAGTAAGTACGGATACTCACTTTGTGCATAAAGCCTGGCATGATACTTCGGATTCTATCAAAAAGATTCAATATCCTATGTTAGCCGATCCAACAGGTGTTCTTAGCCGTGCATTCGGTGTAATGATTGAAGAAGAAGGGATGGCTTACCGGGGTACTTTCGTTGTAAATCCTGAAGGTAAGGTTAAAATTGTGGAGATTCATGATAATAACATCGGACGTGATGCTTCGGAACTGTTACGGAAAGTAGAGGCTGCCCAATTTGTCGCAGCTCATAAAGATGAAGTTTGTCCGGCTAAATGGAAAAAAGGTGAAGCAACCTTGAAACCGAGTATAGATTTAGTAGGTAAGATTTGA